A region of the Candidatus Polarisedimenticolia bacterium genome:
CTGCGGCGCGCCCCGAGGGCCATACGAATGCCGATCTCGCGGGTGCGCCGCGCCACCGAGAAGGCGACCAGGCCGTAAAGTCCCACCGACGCCAGCAGCAGCGCCAGCGTGCCGAACAGGCTCAGCATCTTCGTCATGCCGCGCTGCTTGTCCGCCCTGAGCCGCAGGGTCTCCTCGAAAGTCCCCGTGGAGTAGATGGGCAGGTCGGACCCCATGGATCGCAATTCGTGCTGCACGGACGAGAGAATCTGCGAAGGACTCTTCTCGGCACGCACCAGAAGCGCCACCTCCGAGAGAAGATCGGGGCTTTGAAGATGCGCCAGGTAGACGAACGGCTGGGGGTCCTCCGTCAGCTCGTCGTACTTGGCGTTTTTGGCCACGCCGATGACCTGGAGGAAGGGTCCCGACTCTCCGTCGAAGCTGATGCGCTTGCCCAGCGGCTCTTGACCGGGCCAGAGACGCCTGGCGCAGGCTTCATTGACGATGGCCACGCCCGGCGCCCCCGCCGCGTCGCGCTCGGTGAAATCCCGGCCGCGCAGCACGGGCGTGCGCAGGGTCCGGAAATAGCCGGGGTAGACGGCGTTCGCGAAGACATGCAAACCTCCGGGAGCTTCCCCTTCCGCTCCTTCCGGGATCAGCTGCATCCCCAGCATGCGTCCGCTGAGCGGGGCGAGGCTCGCCAGGCTGGCCGAGTCCACGCCGGGAAGCGCTTGGACGCGCTGCAGGAGCAGCTGGTAGAACGCCAGGCTTTTCTCCCGTGAGTATCCCTGCAGGTTGAGGTCGAAAGACATGGTCAGGCCGTGGCCGACGTCGAAACCGGGGTCCACGCGCGAGGCTTTGCCCAGGCTGCGCAGAAACAAGCCCGCGCTCACCAGCAGCACCATCGACAGCGCCACCTGGACGACGACCAGCAGACGCTGCGTCCTCGTCCGGCCGCTGCTGCGCTCGGTCCCGTCGCTGCCCAGCACGAGCGCCGGATCCCTGCGGGAGGCATGCAGCGCCGGGATGAGGCCGAACAGGACTCCGCTCACCACGGCGAGCCCCAGGGCGAAGGCGAACACGCGAAAATCCGGCGCCATCGCCCCGGCGATTTCGTCCGGGAGCTCTGCGAACAGGCGAAAGAGATCGGTCCCCCACTCGACCATCAGGAAGCCCGCCGATCCGCCCACCAGCGAGACGAGAAGGTTCTCGATGAGCAGCTGCCGGACGAGGCGGGCCCGGGTCGCGCCGAGCGCCAGCCTGATCCCGAGCTCGCGCCCGCGCGCCGCCGCCCGCGCCAGGAGCAGGTTCGCCACGTTGGCGCAGGCGATGAGCAGGACCAGCCCGGTGACCGCCATCAACAAGCCGGCGATCGACAGGACCTCGCCGGCG
Encoded here:
- a CDS encoding ABC transporter permease; translated protein: MDGVLQDFRHATRLLMKSPGFVVVAALVLGLGVGANTAIFSIVNGFFLRPLPVEDPGRLVWLTTLSPGAVRPQNLSYPDYVDMRDHNEAFTGLLAYADVPVALAGGDRPERLRGVMVSGNYFPVLGVKADRGRFFGPEEDRAAGAVPVVVLSRALWKRQFSSDPNLVGHSVSLNGQAFTVVGIAPASFTGTEAEYAADLWVPLAMHVQVMPGSASLLSQRDAAWVRVMGRLRPEVSLAQARASLAGLAAGVGNPRGNPGEKVQVQVTRAGGAIHPATAGEVLSIAGLLMAVTGLVLLIACANVANLLLARAAARGRELGIRLALGATRARLVRQLLIENLLVSLVGGSAGFLMVEWGTDLFRLFAELPDEIAGAMAPDFRVFAFALGLAVVSGVLFGLIPALHASRRDPALVLGSDGTERSSGRTRTQRLLVVVQVALSMVLLVSAGLFLRSLGKASRVDPGFDVGHGLTMSFDLNLQGYSREKSLAFYQLLLQRVQALPGVDSASLASLAPLSGRMLGMQLIPEGAEGEAPGGLHVFANAVYPGYFRTLRTPVLRGRDFTERDAAGAPGVAIVNEACARRLWPGQEPLGKRISFDGESGPFLQVIGVAKNAKYDELTEDPQPFVYLAHLQSPDLLSEVALLVRAEKSPSQILSSVQHELRSMGSDLPIYSTGTFEETLRLRADKQRGMTKMLSLFGTLALLLASVGLYGLVAFSVARRTREIGIRMALGARRSDILGLLVGEGMRLTLWGVGLGLALSAALTRALSSMLFGVTPADLATFAGVSLLLGVVGAAASAFPARRAARLDPVRALRHE